From Terriglobales bacterium, the proteins below share one genomic window:
- a CDS encoding response regulator, whose translation MRLRDVSLARKLTSIIMVTSCTALLLASAALAISQWIQFRRTVVRQMTTLAAMVANNETAALIFRDPRTAAEILQSLKAEPDLLRAAVFAANGSVFAEYRRDGRPLPPSPPRTDGTYFQDDEVVQYHTVRLNGDDIGIVYLASDLAPARARFAQTLAVGGILILVCSAVAYLLALRLQRMISAPVFSLLAVTNQVAARKDFSIRAPGEANDELGMLVRAFNSMLSDLQTRDLERQRYREHLEDQVEERTRELRRTNTELLAAKEAAEAASRAKSDFLANMSHEIRTPINGILGMTELALDTELTTEQREYLSMSKSSCDVLLRVINDILDFSKIESGKLDLEAIDFDLQACLEECMDTLSAHAQDKGLELAYSTEPDVPGWLTGDPGRLRQVLLNLVGNAIKFTERGEVVVRVGVKSSAAESIQLSFAVTDTGIGIPAEKIETLFAPFTQVDSSMSRRYGGSGLGLSICARLVAMMHGTITVDSELNRGSRIEFTAEFLRSTAAPPAPALELSQLAGVRVLVVDDNVTNSRIIVDTLKAWRMDVSDAWDGPSALQKIQEAIHGQRQFRLLVVDSHMPGMDGFTVAQQIKSNPENSGTVIMMLTSGGQRGDSARCRELGISTYLLKPISRNDLLHAILATLGKAETGRPSTLTTRHSLPRSGRRLRLLVAEDNTVNQVLIRTLLHKAGHDVVIAENGEQAVEQAARGHFDLILMDVQMPGMDGFATTAAIREQERNSGKRTPIVALTAHALAGYREQCLAAGMDGYLCKPIAFRELLAVLELYGGATPAPEPIAIPAWDREKALANTGNDPGLLRELVSILQAEAPRLAQRIQDAVQNGDAGELQHAAHALKGELGCIAAAPAAEQARKLEELARQGDLQDAAASVGALTLNLQLLLQALQDFTAEEHADRSLEAVVAAGSGGRS comes from the coding sequence ATGAGACTCCGCGATGTCTCGCTGGCGCGAAAGCTGACCAGCATCATCATGGTGACCAGTTGCACAGCTCTGCTGCTTGCCTCGGCGGCACTCGCGATAAGCCAGTGGATCCAGTTCCGGAGAACCGTTGTGCGGCAGATGACCACGCTGGCGGCCATGGTAGCCAACAACGAAACAGCTGCCTTGATTTTTCGTGATCCGCGAACTGCCGCCGAGATTCTCCAATCGCTCAAGGCTGAACCCGATCTGCTGCGCGCGGCCGTGTTCGCGGCCAACGGTAGTGTGTTTGCCGAATACCGTCGCGACGGGAGGCCACTGCCGCCTTCGCCGCCCCGGACGGACGGCACTTACTTCCAGGACGATGAGGTGGTCCAGTACCACACCGTGCGCCTGAACGGCGACGACATCGGCATCGTGTATCTGGCCTCGGACCTGGCGCCGGCGCGAGCACGCTTCGCGCAGACCCTGGCCGTGGGCGGAATCCTGATACTGGTCTGTTCGGCAGTGGCGTATTTGCTTGCGCTTCGCTTGCAGCGCATGATCTCCGCCCCGGTATTCAGCCTGCTGGCAGTAACGAACCAGGTGGCCGCGCGCAAGGATTTTTCCATCCGTGCTCCCGGTGAAGCCAACGACGAACTCGGAATGCTGGTAAGGGCGTTCAATTCCATGTTGTCGGACCTGCAAACCCGCGACCTCGAACGGCAGCGCTATCGCGAACACCTCGAGGACCAGGTGGAGGAGCGCACGCGGGAACTGCGGCGAACGAACACGGAACTGCTCGCGGCCAAGGAAGCCGCCGAAGCCGCCAGCCGCGCCAAGAGCGACTTCCTGGCCAACATGAGCCATGAGATCCGAACTCCGATCAACGGCATTCTGGGCATGACCGAGCTTGCCCTGGACACCGAGTTGACAACGGAGCAGCGCGAATACCTGTCGATGTCGAAGAGTTCTTGCGACGTGCTCCTGCGCGTCATCAACGACATACTCGACTTTTCCAAGATCGAATCCGGCAAACTCGACCTGGAAGCCATCGATTTCGACCTGCAGGCCTGCCTGGAAGAATGCATGGACACATTGTCGGCGCACGCGCAGGACAAGGGCCTTGAACTTGCCTATTCCACCGAACCGGACGTGCCCGGGTGGCTGACTGGTGACCCCGGACGATTGCGACAAGTGCTGCTGAACCTGGTGGGGAACGCGATCAAGTTTACCGAGCGCGGGGAGGTCGTAGTCCGTGTAGGCGTGAAAAGCTCCGCCGCCGAATCCATTCAACTGAGTTTTGCCGTCACCGACACCGGGATCGGGATTCCCGCGGAAAAAATTGAGACCCTGTTCGCTCCGTTCACGCAAGTGGACAGCAGCATGAGCCGGCGCTACGGAGGCAGCGGCCTGGGGTTATCCATCTGCGCACGGCTGGTAGCGATGATGCACGGTACCATCACCGTGGACAGCGAGTTAAACCGCGGCAGCCGAATCGAGTTCACCGCCGAGTTCCTGCGTTCTACCGCGGCGCCACCGGCGCCGGCATTGGAGTTGTCGCAACTGGCTGGTGTCCGCGTCCTGGTAGTGGACGATAACGTCACCAACAGCCGAATCATCGTCGATACGCTGAAGGCCTGGAGAATGGATGTTTCTGACGCATGGGATGGCCCGTCCGCACTTCAGAAAATCCAGGAAGCGATTCATGGTCAACGGCAATTTCGATTGCTCGTGGTGGACAGCCACATGCCCGGCATGGACGGGTTCACCGTGGCGCAGCAAATCAAATCGAATCCGGAAAACTCCGGCACCGTCATCATGATGCTTACTTCCGGCGGCCAGCGTGGCGATTCTGCCCGTTGCCGGGAGTTGGGAATCAGCACCTACCTGCTCAAGCCCATCTCCAGAAATGACCTTCTGCACGCCATTCTCGCCACCCTGGGCAAGGCGGAGACCGGCCGGCCGAGCACACTGACGACGCGGCACTCACTGCCGCGATCCGGGCGCCGGTTGCGACTCCTGGTGGCCGAAGACAACACCGTAAACCAGGTACTCATCCGCACCCTGCTGCACAAAGCAGGTCACGACGTCGTAATAGCGGAAAATGGAGAGCAAGCCGTCGAACAAGCAGCGCGCGGGCATTTTGACCTGATCCTCATGGATGTCCAGATGCCGGGTATGGACGGCTTCGCCACCACGGCTGCCATTCGCGAGCAGGAACGCAACTCCGGCAAGCGAACCCCGATCGTCGCCCTGACCGCGCACGCGCTCGCCGGTTATCGCGAGCAATGCCTCGCCGCCGGAATGGACGGCTATCTCTGCAAGCCGATCGCGTTCCGCGAACTCTTGGCCGTGCTTGAACTCTATGGCGGTGCAACGCCCGCGCCAGAACCAATCGCCATTCCGGCATGGGACCGGGAAAAAGCCTTGGCCAACACGGGCAACGATCCAGGCCTGCTGCGCGAGTTAGTTTCAATCCTTCAAGCCGAAGCGCCACGGCTGGCGCAGCGGATCCAGGATGCGGTGCAAAACGGTGACGCTGGCGAACTGCAACACGCGGCGCACGCGCTGAAGGGGGAGCTTGGTTGCATCGCGGCAGCGCCGGCAGCGGAGCAGGCGCGCAAGCTGGAGGAACTTGCACGCCAGGGCGACCTGCAGGATGCCGCTGCGTCGGTTGGCGCCTTGACATTGAACCTGCAACTACTCCTGCAAGCGCTCCAGGATTTCACCGCAGAAGAACATGCGGATCGAAGTTTAGAAGCGGTGGTTGCAGCCGGCAGCGGCGGGAGGTCATGA